A window of Sulfurimonas gotlandica GD1 contains these coding sequences:
- a CDS encoding ABC transporter permease, which translates to MKAIYKSNTFNTTLIVLALILIFFLSVPIIKIFIGVGSEKLLETIKDGEAIDSIILTMKVSAWSMMFVLFTGLPLAYVIARYDFYGKSMVEALIDIPVMIPHTAAGIALLTTFGDSAIGDFFKLFGIEFIGTEYGIMIAMMFLSAPFLINSAKDGFRKVDVKLEKTARTLGASPINVFFRITIPNAKKDIINGALMMWSRGLGEFGAIVILVYHPMTTPVLIFDRFNSYGLSYSAPLAAVIIGFSMLVFLIVRFITNRL; encoded by the coding sequence ATGAAAGCAATCTATAAAAGCAATACATTTAACACAACACTGATAGTCTTAGCACTAATACTAATATTTTTTCTTAGTGTTCCTATAATAAAAATATTTATAGGTGTAGGAAGTGAAAAACTACTTGAAACTATAAAAGACGGTGAAGCAATTGATTCTATAATCCTGACAATGAAAGTATCAGCATGGTCTATGATGTTTGTTTTATTTACAGGACTTCCACTAGCTTATGTGATTGCAAGATATGACTTTTATGGAAAAAGTATGGTTGAGGCACTTATAGATATTCCAGTGATGATTCCTCATACTGCTGCCGGAATTGCTCTTCTTACCACTTTTGGAGATAGCGCAATCGGTGACTTTTTTAAACTCTTTGGAATAGAATTTATCGGTACAGAATATGGAATAATGATAGCTATGATGTTTCTATCAGCTCCATTTTTAATAAATAGTGCCAAAGATGGATTTAGAAAAGTAGATGTAAAACTAGAAAAAACAGCTAGAACATTGGGAGCTTCTCCAATAAATGTATTTTTTAGAATAACTATTCCAAATGCAAAAAAAGACATTATAAACGGTGCTTTAATGATGTGGAGCAGAGGTCTTGGCGAGTTTGGTGCAATTGTAATTTTAGTTTATCATCCAATGACAACCCCTGTTTTAATTTTTGACAGGTTTAATAGTTATGGGCTTAGTTACAGTGCACCATTAGCAGCGGTAATTATTGGCTTTAGTATGCTTGTATTTTTGATTGTTAGATTTATTACAAATCGTTTGTAA
- a CDS encoding OprD family outer membrane porin, with amino-acid sequence MKKKSTQISLLVSALIISTSLYSADEISKRTLKTNYQEVYNEKPGSVENFRDMFLDGKFYGRLRSNTFYYAWEKETATQDSHLITALGGSVVYKSATYSNFDFTAGLYYTQAFFDDNSDPVNLLKAGKDVLSRFDNTNTGSKSMGVLGQAYISYKGIPKTELLVGRQLVETFYTKSNDTKMIPNTFDGIVIETKIIPDTTVKLGYLAEQKLRDHTESHSALMYGDSNSTSSNNPAWSENDDTAMHKGFTYTRLKAAGVDTEAPLIVGDLHNNSVENLKIDVSFYAVPELVSEMMAEANYKIKMGDFSIAPGVRYIKQFDNGGGDIGGATYSGTLAGISGQSGGYKNANSLDSQMLAARLVGNYANYKLNLGYSQVFDEADLITPWRGFPTAGYTRSMARYNWMANTKSYRVEVVRNANKKGVYTDLFVQMSILHTDADEAKGYFDENYYYVGFAQNIPSFKDLQWRLRLGYNDTKKVDADNLDGRFELNYLF; translated from the coding sequence ATGAAGAAAAAATCAACTCAGATAAGCCTCTTAGTGAGTGCTTTAATAATATCAACAAGTCTTTATAGTGCAGATGAAATATCAAAGCGCACATTGAAAACAAACTATCAAGAAGTTTATAATGAAAAACCTGGTTCTGTTGAAAACTTCAGAGACATGTTTTTAGATGGTAAGTTTTACGGACGCCTGCGTTCTAATACTTTTTACTATGCTTGGGAGAAAGAAACTGCAACACAAGACTCTCATTTAATCACTGCTCTTGGTGGCTCAGTTGTATATAAAAGTGCAACATATTCTAACTTTGATTTCACTGCTGGTCTATACTATACACAGGCATTTTTTGATGATAACAGCGACCCTGTTAACCTCTTAAAAGCTGGGAAAGATGTTCTAAGCAGATTTGACAATACTAACACCGGAAGCAAATCAATGGGCGTTCTTGGTCAAGCTTACATTAGCTACAAAGGTATACCTAAAACAGAATTGCTAGTGGGTCGTCAGCTAGTTGAGACTTTTTATACTAAATCAAATGATACAAAAATGATTCCAAATACATTTGATGGTATAGTGATTGAAACAAAAATAATTCCAGATACTACTGTAAAACTAGGATATCTAGCAGAGCAGAAACTTCGTGACCATACCGAATCACACTCTGCTCTAATGTATGGAGATAGTAATTCAACTTCTTCAAACAATCCTGCATGGAGTGAAAATGATGATACTGCAATGCACAAAGGATTTACATACACTCGTCTAAAAGCTGCTGGAGTAGATACTGAGGCACCACTGATTGTAGGAGATTTACATAATAACTCTGTTGAAAATTTAAAAATTGATGTTTCCTTTTATGCTGTACCAGAACTTGTGTCTGAGATGATGGCTGAAGCAAACTATAAAATTAAGATGGGTGATTTTTCTATAGCACCAGGTGTACGTTACATAAAACAGTTTGACAATGGCGGTGGTGATATTGGTGGAGCAACTTATAGTGGCACACTAGCTGGTATAAGTGGACAAAGTGGTGGATATAAAAATGCCAATTCTCTTGATTCCCAGATGCTCGCTGCTCGTTTAGTTGGAAACTATGCTAACTATAAACTAAACTTGGGGTATTCTCAGGTATTTGATGAAGCTGACTTAATTACTCCATGGCGTGGTTTTCCTACTGCTGGATATACACGTTCAATGGCAAGATATAACTGGATGGCCAACACAAAGAGCTATCGTGTAGAAGTAGTACGTAATGCAAATAAAAAAGGTGTTTACACTGATCTGTTTGTACAGATGTCAATACTACACACAGATGCAGATGAGGCTAAAGGATATTTTGATGAAAACTACTACTATGTTGGATTTGCACAAAATATTCCAAGCTTTAAAGACTTACAATGGCGTCTTAGACTTGGTTACAATGATACAAAAAAGGTAGATGCAGACAATCTAGATGGTCGTTTTGAGCTTAACTACCTGTTTTAA
- a CDS encoding GGDEF domain-containing protein, producing MSKLQELAPNLLNIIDQLEINRVKLGSEWIEIPTVKSIFKNYKIAGVKFRDGYGVPIIEYFIAVVREEKEAGNCPIMSKLVNFLLEKNITPKDVFDICMGLRRTLVTYIFRDKLIKDNAMEMMDEIAILFDANLSGVLEIFTTFYEKKQQAIQKSIVQQKKFSQILKIINFINTKIIIVQNGHIILANQPFFEAIGVNDIKEFNKNFSSTFSFMKDVDSSSKIKFDLENINEWLSSVYESNKPFTTNIFNNKMADVFTYSGRITTLPESEPTKYIISFNSISSHVANEALIREKLEHDELTGLYNYVKFIHLMGEAQRKALQDNTQLALVIVDIPQLKEINNTQGMDAGDKAIVNVAKDLISNTDKNMIVARLEGSRFGVLIVYENEQDSYNWCSSLHIELSKSPHRKTISITAFDLSETVNSVQIRANSLIDEINSSQEGSVSTDFENVKLYEALPDQERFTDRLKGMKKIKTTLYYKGLAISVENKLLFVDKDSATVQLSNKEFCATAPNENIYLEFPMLGIVKASVYSLNDKNNTVKIHRFRLSKHTPLKRKIFRVEVEENMKVNILSDGPDCEGVVNDINEEYIGLRLKRKRSLDEGSFVSIDIMLPVDDITTSFITEATVKKIEKVKDGFKIVVLCHLDGINKGILKQYIANRQMKIIHELRK from the coding sequence ATGTCTAAACTACAAGAACTAGCCCCTAATCTTTTAAATATCATTGATCAACTTGAAATAAATCGAGTAAAACTTGGGTCTGAATGGATTGAGATTCCTACTGTTAAATCAATTTTTAAAAATTATAAAATTGCTGGTGTTAAGTTTAGAGATGGATATGGTGTGCCAATAATAGAGTACTTTATAGCTGTTGTTCGCGAAGAGAAGGAAGCCGGTAATTGTCCGATAATGAGTAAATTGGTCAACTTTTTGTTAGAAAAAAATATTACACCAAAAGATGTATTTGACATTTGTATGGGACTGCGTAGAACTCTTGTCACTTATATATTTAGAGATAAGCTAATCAAAGATAATGCTATGGAGATGATGGATGAAATAGCGATTCTTTTTGATGCAAATCTCTCTGGCGTATTGGAAATTTTTACAACTTTTTATGAAAAGAAACAACAAGCTATTCAAAAATCAATTGTTCAACAAAAGAAATTCAGTCAAATATTAAAAATAATAAACTTTATAAATACAAAAATAATTATTGTTCAAAATGGGCATATAATTTTAGCAAATCAACCATTTTTTGAGGCTATAGGTGTTAATGATATAAAAGAATTTAATAAAAATTTCTCTAGTACATTTAGTTTTATGAAAGATGTAGATAGTTCTTCAAAAATAAAATTTGATCTAGAAAATATAAATGAATGGTTGAGCAGTGTCTATGAGTCAAATAAACCTTTTACTACCAATATCTTTAATAATAAAATGGCTGATGTCTTTACATATAGTGGACGTATAACTACTCTTCCTGAGAGTGAGCCTACAAAATATATAATTAGTTTTAATAGTATCTCCTCTCATGTTGCGAATGAAGCACTTATAAGAGAAAAACTTGAACATGATGAATTGACAGGACTTTACAACTATGTTAAATTTATTCATTTAATGGGTGAAGCACAAAGAAAGGCCTTGCAAGATAACACGCAACTTGCTTTAGTAATTGTAGATATACCACAGCTAAAAGAAATAAATAATACTCAGGGAATGGATGCTGGTGATAAGGCAATAGTAAATGTAGCTAAAGATCTAATCTCTAATACTGATAAAAATATGATTGTCGCTCGTCTTGAAGGAAGTCGCTTTGGTGTATTGATAGTATATGAGAATGAACAGGATAGTTACAACTGGTGTAGTTCACTTCATATTGAATTGAGTAAATCACCTCATAGAAAAACTATATCTATTACGGCTTTTGACCTTAGTGAGACTGTAAATAGTGTTCAGATTCGAGCAAATTCTTTAATTGATGAAATAAATTCTTCGCAAGAAGGCAGTGTTAGTACTGATTTTGAGAATGTGAAATTATACGAAGCTCTACCTGATCAAGAAAGATTTACAGATAGACTAAAAGGCATGAAAAAGATTAAAACAACACTATACTACAAGGGCTTAGCAATCAGTGTTGAGAATAAATTGCTTTTTGTAGATAAAGATAGTGCAACTGTTCAGCTATCAAATAAAGAGTTTTGTGCTACCGCGCCAAATGAGAATATCTATTTAGAATTTCCAATGTTAGGTATTGTTAAAGCATCTGTATACAGTCTTAACGATAAAAACAACACTGTTAAAATTCATCGCTTTAGGCTAAGTAAACACACTCCACTAAAACGCAAAATATTCCGTGTTGAAGTAGAAGAAAACATGAAAGTCAATATTTTATCAGATGGTCCAGACTGTGAAGGTGTAGTAAATGACATAAATGAAGAATATATTGGGTTAAGATTAAAACGAAAAAGAAGTTTAGATGAAGGAAGTTTTGTATCTATAGATATAATGCTTCCTGTTGATGACATCACTACTTCATTTATTACAGAAGCAACAGTTAAAAAAATTGAAAAAGTTAAAGATGGTTTTAAGATTGTTGTTTTATGTCATTTAGATGGAATTAATAAAGGCATTTTAAAACAGTATATTGCCAATCGACAGATGAAAATAATACATGAACTTAGAAAGTAA